The Candidatus Manganitrophaceae bacterium region CATTGTGTAACACTTTCCGAGGGTGATCACCTGGGGATGGAAGACCATGATGACATCGGGATAGACCAACTCGCCCCGATCGTAGATTCGCTCACCGGCAATCCGCACATAGCTTTCGGCGGGGGCCATTCTCTTCTCGGCCCCGAAGAAGGGATTCGAAATCGCATGCTTCCCTTCCTTGGAGGCGGCGGTCGCCAGAACATGGGCTGAGGTCACAACCCCTTGTCCTCCCAATCCGGACATTCGTATGTTGACGCGCTTTCTCATGGCTGACTCCTTAGGCCTGCGAGGGTATCGCCGCCGGTTTCTTTTCCTTTTCCAAGCTGGCCAAATAGGCTTTCGCTTCCTCGGAGATATATTCCTTAAAGGCGAAGCGCTCATTCGGACCTTCGGAATCCCGCATCTCTTGGAGACCCTCCATCGCCTGCTTTCCAATCTCAAGAATACAGGGGGTGTAGAGCTGGATGTAGGTCGGGCCGACCTCGCGGGCGATCAGAATGCCCTGGCGAATCGCCTTTTCAACCCGATTCGGCTTGCTGACGGTGAGGGTCGCCACATAGTGGCATCCCGACTCCTCGGCAATCTCCGGAAGGCGAACCTTGTCGAATTTCTTTCCGGCCGGCGCCATCTTGGAGACGAACCCCTTCTGCATCAGTCCGCTTTCCTGTCCACCGGTATTGGCATAGAGCTCATTGTCGAAACAGATCGTCAGAAACTTCTCTTGGCGGAACCAGGACTGAAGGGTCATGTCGAGACCGATGTCCACCGTGGCACCATCTCCGGCCAAGACCACCACATCTTTCACCTTGCCGGGAAAGCGGTAGGCCAGCGCTCGCTTCAGACCCGATGCGACGGCATTTTGGTTTCCGAACAGAGAATGGATGTTGTGAACCGCTACATGGGGGAAAACCAAGCTGGTACATCCGGTCGAGCCGACCATGACGGTGTCTTCCGGGTTCGGGAGACAGGCCATGACATAACGGAAGGCGATCGATTCCGGGCACCCTGCGCAGAGCGAGTGTTCTTCAATTAACTCTTTTGCAATACCGACATCTTTCCAGCCGCGCCCTTCTTTTCCGTATGTCGCGCTATCGACCAGCTCACGATATTCGGGAGGCATGATGTCATAAAACTCATCACAAATTTTGATCTTCTCCTTACCCATGGACAACCTCCTTTTTACCAGCAAGAACCTTCTTGATCTCTTCCACAATCACCTCAGGGGGCATCGTCATTCCGCCCGCCACATGCGGTCCATCAATCACCCGGTGGTTGTCGGGGATCACCGCCTTAATCTCACGCGCCATCCAGCCGACCACATTGAACTCCGGCACAAAGATCAGCTTGGCATTCTTCGTCGCCTGACGGATCTCTTCATGAGGGAAGGGGCGGAGTGTCTTTACCTTCACAATACCGACACGGATCCCCTCCTCCGCCAAGAGACGAATCGCTTCCCGCCCCTGGGCAACGGCGGTTCCGGACGAAACGATCAGGATCTCCGCATCGCTGTTCTCTTCCTCAATCAATCCTCCGATAAGACGGATCGTATGCTTCCGGGAGCGTTCGATGGCGGCCCGAATTTCTTGCTGCCAACTGGCGTGAGTCGCATAGCTGATGTAGTTGCTCTTCATGACGAAAGGATCACGCATCATCCGAACCGGGGGAACTTCCATATCCATGCAGGGAACCGGAGAGCGGTATGGGTTGTAAGGAGGAAGCGCGATATCCGCAGAGGGGATCATCACCATATCTTTGGTATGGCTGACGAAGAAGCCGTCGATCACGATCGCGATCGGAAGATGGACATCCGGTTCCTCGGCAACGATATAACCTTTCAGAAGATAATCGAGGAGTTCTTGGGCGGTCTCGGCATGCCAGATCAGCATCCCGGTATCGAGAATCATCCCCAGCTCAAGGGTATCCGGCTGAATATTTAAAGGAGAGTTGATACCGCGGACCATCACGTTGATCAGAATCGGGAGACGGGATCCGGCCCACATCGGAAAGTTTTCATAGGCGCGGAGGGTTCCCGGCCCGGAGGTGGTGGTAAAGACGCGGGCACCGCCGAAAGAGGCTCCGGCGCACTGCGACATCACGGCAAATTCACTCTCTCCCCGGAAGTAGTCTCCGACGTAGCCTTCAACATAAAGATCGCCGACCATCGCCGCCGCTTCGCTCTGTGGGGTAATCGGGTAGGCGACAGAAATATCGACGCTCGCCCGACGGATCGCCTCACGGACGACCTCGCTCCCGGTCATAAAATGTTGCTGCCGTGGAGCCTCAAAAAAGAGATATTCCGGGTCAACGATTTTCTGGCCCTTCTTATTAATTGTACCGATTACCGAATTCGCTTCCATATTGGTCCCCTCCTAAAATTAGGATTTAGGGTCTGCAACTCGCCCACATTCGCTTAAGCCTTTGAAACAGCCACTCCGCTCGGGCTGGCATAAACACCGGATGCCTTCGCCTTTCGAACCGCCTCTGTAAACTTCCAGATCTTCTCCGGTGTTGCATCCCGGAAGGTGAGCATCGCATCTTCATGACCCGCCTGCGCACACATCGCGACCGTGTAGCAGTTCGTCCCACCCCGAATAATTTTTAAAGAGAGGTTCGCCTGATGACAATGGACACCGACAAACATACAGACGTCGATCTTATTATGCCATATAGTTAAATTGGGATGATTGGGGTTGATCTCGACTTCAGGATTGATCTTTGGATACTTCGGCCGATAGTCCGGCATCGGGATAAGCAAAGCGCCGGGATTGTGCGACTTAAGTTCATCATAAAGGGCTTTGATGGCGGTTGCTTTTTTTGCGGCCTTTTCGTTCCAATTCCAAAGAACCAATGGACCCGGGAAGATCGTCGGCACCTTGGCCATCAAAAATTGCTTCGCAGCCTCATCCATTGCGATGTCTTCATGAACGATATCGCCATGGATAAGCGCCTGGCCCGGATCCGGCAGGACAACGCCCGCACAGGCAGCAGAAGGAGGTAAGAAGGCTTCGGGACCAGGTAAGACGCGATACTTTGGCATCGACAGAACTCCCTTCGAGACTCAATGAACCATATGATTAAACGAGGCTTTTCAAGGCACTCCAGAAGAAAAGACCGAAGGCTTTCAGCTGGCCTTTTCAACGCTCAATTAGCTAAATTCTCTTGAAATAACAAGATAATTGCTAAAAGGGTATGTCAAAAGATAGCATACCCCCTCTGATCTCGTCAAGGGAATTTTATGAAATTTCGCGTCTTCCTTCGAGTGATTTGGCAAGGGTCACCTCATCGGCATATTCTAAATCGACACCGACCGGAATGCCGCAGGCGATCCGGGTGACCTTGATATGAAGTGGCTTAATAAGACGGGTAAGATATATGGCGGTCGCTTCGCCTTCTATGTTCGGATTGGTGGCGATGATGACCTCCGAAATTCCCCCCTTTTCAAGCCGTTCGATGAGATTACGGATGGTGAGATCGGCTCCATTCGAGCCGGAGAGGGGCGAGACCGCTCCCAATAAGACATGGTAGAGCCCTTTGTACTCTCCCGTCCGTTCAATTGCGTAGAGGGTGCTCGGCTCTTCCACCACCAGAACCTTTTGCGCATCCCGGTTGGGGCTAGCACAAATGGTACAGATTTCCCCTTCCGCAATGTTATTGCAAATTTTACAGAAAGTGAGGAGATCCTTCACATCGATAATGGCCCGGCCGATTTTTTTTGCCTCTTCCGTCGGCATCTTTAAGATATAAAAAGCCATCCGCTGAGCCGACTTTCTCCCCACACTGGGAAGCTCCATCAGCTGCTCAATCAAATATGCAAACTTTCCTTTTTGATCCATCATCACTTAAGTAAAATAAACGGGAACAACACGCCCCCTTTTGATGCCAGGGGACAAAAGCATCTTAACCATTAAACGGGCCGATTAAAATAATCCGGGGATGTTTAACCCACCGGTCATCCCCTTCATCTCCTCCGCCATGAGCTCCTGGCTCTTCCGGAGTCCTTCATTTACCGCCGCCACGATCAGGTCCTGGAGCATTTCAACATCACCCGATTTAACCACTTCCGGATCGATGGTCAAAGAGAGGAGCTGCTGTTTGCCGCTCACCTTTGCCGTCACCATCCCTCCGCCGGAGGAGGCCTCGACCGTTTTTTTAGCCGCCTCTTCTTGCAGCTTCGCCATCCGCTCCTGAAGGGCCTGCGCCTGTCTCATGATATCGCCGAGCATTTTTTTATTCGACATGATGACTCCTACCCAAGTGTCCTCTTAACCTCCCTGCTTGGTCTCAATCACCTCTCCACCCAGGAGACGCAAGGCCTCTTGAACCAGAGGATGGGACGGGGCCGGATCATTCGACCTTTTCTTCTCAGAAAAGGGAACAGCCCTCGCTTTGGCCCCTTGAAGGTCGATTAACTCCAACGCCATTTCTTTCTGGAAGTGGCCTTTTAATGAAGCGCCCACGAGTTTTTGATTTTCTTCTTTCTGGATAAGCGGAATTAAAAATGACTCCGAATATCCTATTTTAATCCTTTGGTCACTGATTTCCAAGAGGGTTCCCTGCTCAAGATAGGAGCCGAGACTCGGACGCTTCTCCTTCATCTCTAAAACTACTTTTCTCCAAAGCGCACTTTTATCGGGATCGGTCTCCCGCGTCGCTCCCGCAACATCCGGAGCCCCTTTCTGCGGGAGCGGTTTTTCGGCGGGCGACTTCTTCTCAATCGTCTTGATTGGAGCGGCCGTCTTAAATGGAGCGGCCGCCTCCGGCATCCTCGACGACAGTCCCGGCTCCGCCGTACTCGTATTACTACCCCCCAGCGCCTGCAGTCGATCGAGAATCTCTTCGATCGGTTGAAGATGGGAGAGGGCGATCGCCTTCATCAAGGCAACCTCAAAGAGAAGATGCGGATGCGACGCGGAGCGGATCTCCGCCTGCAAACGGGCGAATAAAGAAAAAAGACGCTGCAAGTCATCGATCGAAAAAAGGGCCGCCTCCGCGCGGATCTCCTCGATCTCTTCTCGGGGAAGATCGATCCACCCCTCCGCCTCCCCGAGATGTTGCACGATAATCAGATGGCGCAGATGCTCCAGCCAATCGGCCAAGAACTGCCGAAGATCATATCCTTTATCGGCGATCTCCTTCGCCAGTTCAAGGGCCCCCTCGGCATTCCGCTCGTGAATCGCCCGGACCAACGCATGAAATCGCGCCTCGCCGATCCGGCCCAAAAGGGTGAAGAGGTCCTCCTCCTTGACCTCCTGTCCGCCATAGGCGATCGCTTGATCGAGCAAGCTCAAGGCATCCCGCATACTCCCCTCGGACGCCTTTGCAATCAGCACCAAACCCCGTTCGCTGAATTGGACCTTCCGATCTTCGGTGACGCGGCGCAGTTGCGCGATGATCTCCTGACGGGAGATCCGGCGGAAAACAAAATGCTGGCAGCGGGACAGAATCGTCGCAGGAATCTTGTGCGATTCGGTCGTGGCAAAGACGAAGACTAGATGGGGCGGCGGCTCTTCCAGCGTCTTGAGAAGCGCGTTGAAGGCGGCGTTCGAGAGCATATGGACTTCATCGATGATGTAGATCTTGTATTTGCCCCCCAGCGGGAGGTATTTGACCTTCTCGCGGAGCTCGCGGACATCATCCACGCCGGTATTCGACGCGCCGTCGATTTCCACCACATCGACCGCGCGCCCTTCGGTGATCTCTTTACAGGAGTCGCATCGGTTACAGGGGCTCGCTCCTTGCGGGGTGGGACAATTGAGGGCTTTGGCCAAGAGCCGGGCCATCGTGGTCTTTCCGACCCCCCGGATCCCGGAAAAGAGATAGGCCTGCGCGACCCTTCTCTTTTGGACGGCGTTCATCAGGGTGGTCGCGACATGATGCTGTCCGATCACCTCCTCAAAGGTTTGAGGCCGCCATTTTCTCGCCGAGACTTGATATGGATTCGCCATTCCGTGTCCTTCGATAGCTCATTGGGCAATCGCTTATGGTGAAAAAGGGATGGAACCATCTCCTTGGGAAAGGTGCACTCGATGGAGAGACCAGGTGAACCTGCGGCACATAGGAGGGCCCATTTACCGTTGCTTCCTTCCGGACCTGGCGGGGTTCATAGGTTCCTATTGCACAGGGCCCGGTCCCTCCATCGAATGCATCTTACATTGAAAGCTGAATTGGCGGAGAGAGGGGGATTTGAACCCCCGAGGCAGCTTTTGACCGCCTACACGATTTCCAGTCGTGCTCCTTCAGCCGCTCGGACATCTCTCCGTAAATAAAAACGTTCAGCAATCAGCCGACCCCTTAAGCGTTCCGAGCGGACGGCTGCGTGCTGATGGCTGTGTTAACCTGGCGGAGAGAGAGGGATTCGAACCCCCGGTGGGGTTACCCCCACATCTGATTTCGAGTCAGACGCCTTCAACCGGACTCGGCCATCTCTCCATAAACCTGCTGTTCACGCTGACTGCTGTCTCGGCTTTAGGTCGTACCGGGAATCTCCGGGAATCTAATTGATCGCCCGTTCCGATCGCAAGCGGGAGAAAAAAAGATGAAGCAACCGCTCGGACTCTGCTGCAAGAAGACCGCCGATCACCTCTATCCGGTGATTGAACCGAGGCTCGCGCACCACCTCCAGCACAGAGCCGCAGGCCCCCGCCTTTAGATCGGCCGCGCCGTAGACCAGACGCTGAATGCGCGCTTGAATTAAAGCACCGGCACACATTGCGCAAGGCTCCAGCGTTACATAGAGGGTTCCGCCCAGTCGCCAGCGACCCAGTTTTTCCGCCGTCCGTCGGATCGCAAGCATCTCGGCATGTGCCGTCGGATCGTGCCGGCGCTCTTTCAAGTTATAGGCGCTGACGACAACCCCCTCCCCGCAAACCAACACAGCCCCGACCGGCACCTCTCCCTCGGCCGCGGCCGACTCCGCCGCGCTCAAGGCGATCCGCATGAACCGCTCATCCTGCTCGGTCGGGGAGACATGCGCATAAGGCTGGACCGTGGAGATCATTCGACCGATTCTAGGGAATTCAGCCACGCTTGTCAAGGTTACATTGGCTTATCTTCGACATTCCGCTACGGGGAAAGACAAAACATCAATCGGTCAAAAACTTGCCCGATTTTCACAATTACTGTATAGTACGTTGAACCATTATGACGAAGAGGGACACCGACCTTGGGCTGGCTCCAGAAGCTGCTTCAGCGAACACCAACCCCCAAAAATCCGGCCGTAAAAACCCTTTACCGGACAGACAAAAAGCTCGATTCAAAGACCGAGGAGATCATCAACCGCCTTCCCCAACTGGGAGACACGATCCGCCAGGGAGCCGAATACCTCTATCATAAAGTTTTGCAGGAGCAGATCGGCCATTACGATACCCGGTTTGGAAGCAATATCTCGAAACAGATCGATGACACGAAGCAATCGGCGATCTTGAAGAAACTGACCGGCTTTATGCTCGTCGCCTTCTTCAACCAACTTTCGGAGCTCTATCCCGACTCCCCGGTTCCTTCCGGGCTCACCGATGCCCTTCACTACGAGATCTATCAAGCGCTTCCGGCAAAAGGAAGTTTCGTCGATTACCTCACCTACCGCAACCCCAATTTTGAGGACCCGCGGCTCGCTCCGGCGTTTAAATTTGGAAACGACATCGCTGAGATCATGCAGACGCTCGATCTCTCCTTTTCCTTCATGATCTCGCAGCAGTCGCCCGTGATTATGGAAATCTCTCAAAAACTGATCCGGCTGGTCCTCTTCGATGAACCGATCGAGGCCGCCCCGTCGGCGTCATGAAGTACTATATCGGTCCAATCGTCTGGATGGGATTGATCTTTATCTTTTCTACCGATGCCGGCTCGATGGTCCATACCAACTCGGTGTTGGTTCCGATCATTAAATTGATCTCGCCCGAAATTTCAAGAAAAAACCTGGTCACCACACTGATTGTCATCCGGAAGATCGCCCATATCGTCGAATACACCGTCCTCTCCCTCCTGTGGCTTTATGCCATCCAACGGGGAAGACCGGGTTGGTCGCGTCAAGCCGCCCTGGGGGCGCTCGCGATCTGCGTTATTTATGCAAGCCTCGATGAATTCCACCAATCGTTCGTCGCCTCACGCACCGCCAGCGTCATGGATGTCGGATTCGATTCGTTAGGCGCCCTCATCGGCCAGGCTGTCTGGGCATTCTCCCATACCAAAATCCGCTTGACGGTCCGGGCAAAATTCTTTGGATGGTGGTGCGCCTGGGGAATTTTCTCGACCATTATGGTGTTGATCGTCCTCAAAGGAGGCGCCCTCTCTTTCGGAAAGATGCTCCTCCTCATCTTCAGCATCGGCATCCTCTCCGGCGCGGCGGGGGTCTTTTACTATGTTCGGCATCGGTGATCGTTTTAACACGGTCGTTCAGCGACTCCTCAACCTCCTCTACCCCCACGTCTGCTTTCACTGCACCCTCCCAATCACCGGCGCCGCCACGGCGCTTCCTTTCTGCGCTTCCTGTTGGGGAGGCGTTCGGCTCCTCTCCGGACCGCACTGTCCGGTCTGCGCCATCCCCTTCCCCTCCGGGTCGGCCCTGTCCCACAGCCCCGATCACCGATGCGGGGAATGTCGCGACGCCCCTCCCCCATTTACGCAGGCCATCACCCCTTTTGCCTATGAAGGCGCCCTCGCCGAAGCGATCCAGCGCTTCAAATATCGAAGGCAGACGACCCTCGCCCTTCCGCTGGCGACCCTTCTTCTGGAGTGCCTCGACCCTGTTTCATTCGACCAAATTGCCGCCGTTCCGCTTCATCCCTCCCGACTTCGCGCCCGCGAATTCAATCAATCTCTGCTGATTGCAAGGCAGGTGGCCCTCCGTCTGAAGAAACCCCTTTTGATCGATCTGATGGAGCGCACCCGTGAGACGCCGCCCCAGGTCGGTCTCTCCAAAAAAGAGCGTGATGAAAATGTCCGACGGGCTTTTCGCATCATCAATCCCGCTCCGATTCAAGGAAAACGGGTGCTCCTCCTTGACGATGTCTACACCACCGGGGCCACCTTGAAAGAGGGAGCAAAAACCCTTCTAAAAAGCGGCGCCGAAGCGGTGGTCGTCGCCGCCGTCGCACGGATGTTATAAAGGGGTCTCTACCAAGAACCCGATGAGAGGTTTTGAAATCGGATTTAGGGAACCGTGGCCGGCCATGCACAGAGACCGCCTCCGTTCTCTTGGATTTGACCTTGAATTTTTCCATCTCTTCCCCCTTGTATTTTTCCGACAACCCCGTTATGATATTCCTCCACACCGCTTCATCTATATTGATCGAAAGGCTTTTTATGCAAAACCGTATCGAGCCGCAGCTCCAGGTCGCCCGCGAGGAGGCCGATGTTCCGACCCGTGAGGCACTCGTTGAGAAGAGAGATCTCGGCGCCCTTTGGGCCGTCGGAATCGTCCTCTCCTTGATTGTTTCCCTCGCCGGCTTTGCCTGGAATCCGGCCCGCTATGAACCGGTCCAGAGCAACAGCATCGATTCGACCGAGGCACAGATCGAAAACAACCAGAACAAAATGGTCTCCGATGCCCTCAACGACGGAAGGATCGAATACCACTCCAGCATGGCCAAGGTGGTTCGACTCCGCGCCGGCTCCTATCTTTTCTTAACCGATCTCTTCAAGGCGCTCCTCTTTCCGACCCTTCCGATCACCATCCTTGGGTTGCTGATCCGAAAGACCCTCCAGCAACCGAAAGCGTCTCGGTAGACGCCGGCCTCCAGGCCGGCTGATCGCTTGCTGATGAAAACCGACTCCCCCGTCAGACGACCCGACCCTCCTTCCAAAAGACGCGATCTGCAACGCATCCTCTCCTATACCCGGCCCCACTGGGGATCGATGGCGCTCGCGACCCTTTTTCTGCTTCTCTCTTCCGTGATCAGCCTCGCCCTTCCCTGGATTGCCCGACGCGCCGTCGACGCCATTATGGTCGACCATCGGATGGTCTCGCCGCTCCTTTTGATCGGGATGATCCTCCTCTTTTTTATTCAGGCCCTCTTTTCCTTCGGGCACAACTATCTCCTCGGCGGGATCGGCCAGAAGGTCTTGATGCAGCTTCGCATCCTTCTCTTTGAACACCTTCAATCGCTCTCGCTCCCATTTTTTTCACGGCGACGCACCGGAGAGCTCCTCTCCCGGCTGACCAACGATTTGGCGGTCGTTCAAACGCTGGCGACGGAGTTGCCGGTGAATTTAATCCGGCAGGCGCTGATCCTGATCGGCGGGATCGCC contains the following coding sequences:
- a CDS encoding nucleoside deaminase, whose product is MISTVQPYAHVSPTEQDERFMRIALSAAESAAAEGEVPVGAVLVCGEGVVVSAYNLKERRHDPTAHAEMLAIRRTAEKLGRWRLGGTLYVTLEPCAMCAGALIQARIQRLVYGAADLKAGACGSVLEVVREPRFNHRIEVIGGLLAAESERLLHLFFSRLRSERAIN
- a CDS encoding ComF family protein, giving the protein MFGIGDRFNTVVQRLLNLLYPHVCFHCTLPITGAATALPFCASCWGGVRLLSGPHCPVCAIPFPSGSALSHSPDHRCGECRDAPPPFTQAITPFAYEGALAEAIQRFKYRRQTTLALPLATLLLECLDPVSFDQIAAVPLHPSRLRAREFNQSLLIARQVALRLKKPLLIDLMERTRETPPQVGLSKKERDENVRRAFRIINPAPIQGKRVLLLDDVYTTGATLKEGAKTLLKSGAEAVVVAAVARML
- a CDS encoding YbaB/EbfC family nucleoid-associated protein, with amino-acid sequence MSNKKMLGDIMRQAQALQERMAKLQEEAAKKTVEASSGGGMVTAKVSGKQQLLSLTIDPEVVKSGDVEMLQDLIVAAVNEGLRKSQELMAEEMKGMTGGLNIPGLF
- the recR gene encoding recombination protein RecR, encoding MDQKGKFAYLIEQLMELPSVGRKSAQRMAFYILKMPTEEAKKIGRAIIDVKDLLTFCKICNNIAEGEICTICASPNRDAQKVLVVEEPSTLYAIERTGEYKGLYHVLLGAVSPLSGSNGADLTIRNLIERLEKGGISEVIIATNPNIEGEATAIYLTRLIKPLHIKVTRIACGIPVGVDLEYADEVTLAKSLEGRREIS
- a CDS encoding carbon monoxide dehydrogenase yields the protein MPKYRVLPGPEAFLPPSAACAGVVLPDPGQALIHGDIVHEDIAMDEAAKQFLMAKVPTIFPGPLVLWNWNEKAAKKATAIKALYDELKSHNPGALLIPMPDYRPKYPKINPEVEINPNHPNLTIWHNKIDVCMFVGVHCHQANLSLKIIRGGTNCYTVAMCAQAGHEDAMLTFRDATPEKIWKFTEAVRKAKASGVYASPSGVAVSKA
- a CDS encoding ferredoxin oxidoreductase; the protein is MEANSVIGTINKKGQKIVDPEYLFFEAPRQQHFMTGSEVVREAIRRASVDISVAYPITPQSEAAAMVGDLYVEGYVGDYFRGESEFAVMSQCAGASFGGARVFTTTSGPGTLRAYENFPMWAGSRLPILINVMVRGINSPLNIQPDTLELGMILDTGMLIWHAETAQELLDYLLKGYIVAEEPDVHLPIAIVIDGFFVSHTKDMVMIPSADIALPPYNPYRSPVPCMDMEVPPVRMMRDPFVMKSNYISYATHASWQQEIRAAIERSRKHTIRLIGGLIEEENSDAEILIVSSGTAVAQGREAIRLLAEEGIRVGIVKVKTLRPFPHEEIRQATKNAKLIFVPEFNVVGWMAREIKAVIPDNHRVIDGPHVAGGMTMPPEVIVEEIKKVLAGKKEVVHG
- a CDS encoding VanZ family protein, encoding MKYYIGPIVWMGLIFIFSTDAGSMVHTNSVLVPIIKLISPEISRKNLVTTLIVIRKIAHIVEYTVLSLLWLYAIQRGRPGWSRQAALGALAICVIYASLDEFHQSFVASRTASVMDVGFDSLGALIGQAVWAFSHTKIRLTVRAKFFGWWCAWGIFSTIMVLIVLKGGALSFGKMLLLIFSIGILSGAAGVFYYVRHR
- a CDS encoding ferredoxin oxidoreductase, giving the protein MGKEKIKICDEFYDIMPPEYRELVDSATYGKEGRGWKDVGIAKELIEEHSLCAGCPESIAFRYVMACLPNPEDTVMVGSTGCTSLVFPHVAVHNIHSLFGNQNAVASGLKRALAYRFPGKVKDVVVLAGDGATVDIGLDMTLQSWFRQEKFLTICFDNELYANTGGQESGLMQKGFVSKMAPAGKKFDKVRLPEIAEESGCHYVATLTVSKPNRVEKAIRQGILIAREVGPTYIQLYTPCILEIGKQAMEGLQEMRDSEGPNERFAFKEYISEEAKAYLASLEKEKKPAAIPSQA
- the dnaX gene encoding DNA polymerase III subunit gamma/tau; amino-acid sequence: MANPYQVSARKWRPQTFEEVIGQHHVATTLMNAVQKRRVAQAYLFSGIRGVGKTTMARLLAKALNCPTPQGASPCNRCDSCKEITEGRAVDVVEIDGASNTGVDDVRELREKVKYLPLGGKYKIYIIDEVHMLSNAAFNALLKTLEEPPPHLVFVFATTESHKIPATILSRCQHFVFRRISRQEIIAQLRRVTEDRKVQFSERGLVLIAKASEGSMRDALSLLDQAIAYGGQEVKEEDLFTLLGRIGEARFHALVRAIHERNAEGALELAKEIADKGYDLRQFLADWLEHLRHLIIVQHLGEAEGWIDLPREEIEEIRAEAALFSIDDLQRLFSLFARLQAEIRSASHPHLLFEVALMKAIALSHLQPIEEILDRLQALGGSNTSTAEPGLSSRMPEAAAPFKTAAPIKTIEKKSPAEKPLPQKGAPDVAGATRETDPDKSALWRKVVLEMKEKRPSLGSYLEQGTLLEISDQRIKIGYSESFLIPLIQKEENQKLVGASLKGHFQKEMALELIDLQGAKARAVPFSEKKRSNDPAPSHPLVQEALRLLGGEVIETKQGG